A region of the Salvia splendens isolate huo1 chromosome 11, SspV2, whole genome shotgun sequence genome:
AACATGAGCTGACATTGGAGCTCAAAGCATCACCAGCTCTAACTCTAGACAGTCTGTTATGCTTCCTATTCCAACTGCTACATTTTGATTTTCCACGACACGCCTTATCCGCTTGCTTCAGTCTTCTCTTTGGTCGAGCACACGGACCCCTATTGTGAACATAGTCACCCAAAGACCCGAGGGAGTCAGTTTGCAATACATCGCCCCCATTCTCCTTGCACTGCATTCTACTCTCTTCTTTCACACACACTGTTTCCTGGTTCCTCGAGTCACGATCCAATTCATGCTCACACAGACGTttctcctcatcctccatgaACAATCTCGAGCTTTTCAACTCAAAATTGTTGTCATCATCGCTGCCTCCACTGCAGCCATTCTCAAATCCTAAGACAATTGCACTACTTGATTTTGTCTCCCAATTCAGATTGTCAACCAAAGCAGACAATCTGCTCATCGAGTTGGTGGATGGATCCCGGAGGGACCTCACTCGTCTAAGCGCAAACAAAGCTCTTGAAATCGGTAAATCAACGGAGTGCCGCCTCCCATCCATCAACACAACAACAAGATCAAGTATCAACACAGCAACAGAGCATGTAACATTTGATTACTATGGAAGCACCAAATGAATTATAAATAACACCAGCCTGAAATTCAACCAAACAAAAAAGGGGTGAGCGAATTAACTTAACTCTGTGTCCCCacacaaaaaaggaaaatccTCCAAAAGCATATTATGCCATATAAAGGCTGAAATTTCAAACATAAATATCCAAACCTATGAACAAGCTGACCAGAAAAGGAACTACAATACAAAAACTAACCAAACATGCATATTATCAACTCCTGCATTAGACATTGGAGTTTATTGGCGACaagaaaaaggaaacaaaaggaaaaaaaaaaaaaaaaaagtggtcCTTCAACTTTTTTCAACCGTAAAAAATGCATCTTTATTGCTTCTGCATTTTCATACACAAAATTCACCAAAAGGGCAGCAAAAGAAACAAATACACTCACCTTTCCTCAGACGATAATGCTGCAAATGTCGATCATCCACGATCCCCATTTTCACCTAAAAATTCAATCACGCAAAAAATCTTGAATTCTGAAAGCACATGCTACACGAAGAAGTAATTTATTAAACTCGAAACAACTAAATTGATAATATCAAGGTAAGTGAAAAACGACAACTCttgaaaaaggaaaacatgGAAGAAAACAAGGAGTCTCAGTACCTTCAAAATGACGAACAAACACTCACAAAACGTTGTCGTATAGTCATTGAAGTCTGCAAGAGAAATTCTCAAACGAGTGCGAAAATTCCGGAAGGCCCACAAGAAACAGATGGGAATTGTTTTACTATTTGTTGTGCAGAGCTACGGCTGTGCCTGTGCATACAGCTCGGAGCCTCCCAAAACAGCGTCAAGACATGTCCTTGGACGTGGCGAAGCGGTAAAAAGCAGGAAACGCAATAAATGAGAGGGTGCGATGTGCGTGACATGTCAATAAATGGCAGTAAATATCTTGGTTATTTACTCTAGTTGAGATGATATAAAGTGAAAGGCTGGTGCTGACACCTTGATATATTTCTATGCTGGTcctgttgtggagttgttttcTCAGCAGAGTTTTTGCGCAGAGCTTTGCTGGTTTTCCAGGGTTAGTATCGGAATTTCGTAGGTGATGGCTGGAGATGTGACGCTCGCCGGTGGAGCGTTGAGAAGACGCGCCCTCCGGTGGTGATCTCAATACTACAGCAGTTATTTAATTTGACCACCACAACAATTAACCTAAATTAGTATTCCCTCCAACCCcttagagcatccccaacgcttggggccgggccgcaatgagcgagtcccggcccgggcCTTGCGTTAAACGTCGACGAGTTGCGGCCTGGGACCGTCCCGAGGACGCAGTTGAGTCCCGGGGCCGCGCCCGCGGTCCGGTCCGACTCAGGGTTAACGACGCCCGGGCCGCAATGAGCGAGTCCCTGACCGGCGTTAGATGttttcgggccgggccgcaagtcccctcgattttattttattatttttaaattttgtttgccTGTTTATACACTTGTTGTGCTCCATTCTACCACTCTTCCACACAAACTCAATTTCATTCCTCTTGTATTCTAATATTTTCGGCTTCTATGGATTGGTTTAACAGCGACCAACGACAGATGGACGATTTCGTCAACGCCAACAACTGGCACGTGCCGCCGACGCCCGACCCAAATGCAACGCCTAGTCTGGGGTTGCCTACCAACATGGAAATAACATCGCTAGTTAACACTAATGAGTACAACATTAGTGATATGGAGTCCGCTGAAAggaggggcaagggcaaggttGCGGATAAAGAGGGGCCGAAGAAGTATAGTCCGCAGGAGACAATGTGGCTGGCCAAGAACTTCGTCAACATCTCCGAGGAcgctatcatcggcaaccagcagagCGACAAAGTGTTCTGGCAGCAGATTGCAGAGAAGTACAACGTTGGTCGACCTAGAGGGTCgttcgagcgtagctacgtgaagctacGCAAGCATTGGGGTCGGGTCCAGAAGGCGATGAACAAGTGGAATGGCAAGTGGACTAACGTAGTCCGGATGTGGACACAACGAGATGGACCTCGTGGAGAAGGCCAAGGCAGATTTCTTCTTAGACGGGAAGAAGCacttcaagtacttcgacgtttggaagcttgtagagaagagcccgaagtacaccggTGGGGCAGAATCGACGGCAAGTGGGGCGCCGAAGAGAACAAAAGTTTCCGCCGCCAGgcactactcttcgagcgaaggaggtccgcctatcgacctcaacgtgacagACGACGACATCTTCCTCTCATCCCCTGGTACTCAAAGTCGATCGATGGGCACAAAGGCGGCAAAGAGGAAAGCGGAGGGGAAGGCAACTACGAGCTACTCCGCTATGCCGCCGCCGCCCAATCCTTCCCTGGATAAGATATCCGACTCTGTGTGGGATATGAGTATTACGTTGCAGATgggccagctgacggagttgacatcgagggatacctcgacaatGTCGGAGTTCGAGCTCGAGTTGCACCATGAGATGATCTGATACCTCCGCGCACGAATGAAGAagaagtagttttttttaatttttaggatttgtaattttctttttctaggatttgtaattttctttttttcgacTGAACAATGAATTTTTCTGTTTTACTTGTTCAATATATtctattttacgagtaaaataggttggagttgtgaatagtgcaatttaatagttgtggccCGGGTTGGGGCCTGCGGGGTTAGAGGAGTTGTGGCCAGGGAGTCAAATTTAGGGGAATAATGACGTGTAagggacttggggcctgaattTGTGATGGGGTTGGGGATGCGcttaaattttatcacattttggCCAGAGATTTTAAAAAgttgtaatggaaagtgagtttaAAAAATCAATAGAATATGAggcctatttttatatattccaattagttttataataaaatatgattggGGATAATGGAATaagaggtccactaccaaaaaagtgaaatgtaCAAATTTTATGAGATtgtgaaaatagaaaaaattgacaaaatttaaggtATAGAAGGAGtaattcttttttacttttatagTGTTAATCTCTTATTCAGTCCTTAATTAATTACACtgcaatattttgaaattttaataattaaaataaacaaaaattatataatcaaaataaagaaattacatgagtgaaataaattagaaaaaatcATAGCTCacataaattatactccttccgtccaacTGAAGAtaacccactttcctttttagtttgtcctaacCGATGATTCACtactaaaaatagtagtaatatatttatCTCCACGcaaaataaaactacataaaatcttgtgccgcccaaggaaggggttatattctttgggacggagagagtaattgaCATCCAAGTGTGTCCAGAGTAATCTTGTTTTTTTCCTTGATGTCATATGGGACATTTGTTGGTGGATAtacgaaaatggcaaaatgggaCGATTATtagtggacgaagggagtatagtTTTGTACTCGAGCCCACTACTTTCGGAGATGCTCGAAGTTCCGCTTGAGTATCATGATAGATTTGGCCCTGTTGTTGTATCCAAAATGAGATCTTCTCCCAAAGACCTTTATTCGTTTCCTAGTagtactccttctgtcccacCATAAACAAttcactttctttttttggaTGCCCCAccataagtgagtcatttctattttaagcaaaaaaattatctctattactttatttttccacctactttattcttttcactCCTCTACTTTTCACTCTTCCATACTTTATTTACTTCACTTTAACTTTTTAACTATCAATTCCTTAGATTTTGTGCCAACAAAATTGGTTCGCTTATGGTGGAATGACAAGAGTAGTTGATAAGTAGATCTCGAACACATAACGAAGAGTTTGACTATTGCATTTGTTTTTTCCAATGAATACTTAATTTCGTCTTTGATCGAATTGGAGTTTTGATAAACTCGTAGTTTAACAAGTGTTTTGGATGTTTCAATGTTCGTATTTTATTGTTCTATAGCCCAATACTTGAGTTTTCATCCATTATCTTCTATTTTAGTGTTTTGATGAGTTTGTCTATTTTTATAGTCACAACAGGTGGaaacggacgaaaaaggaagcAAATACCCCATGTCGGGCGTTTGACTGAAGCAACCCGGGCATTGCCACCATCAAACCGGGTGTATTCACTGGAGCCGGGCGTTGGACACGTTTACAGGACCGCGGGCAAAAAGCCCGGGCCGGGCGTTTTCACTGTAGGCCGGGCATTTTGCTTATGCGTTACAATTGTTGCATTTTTCACTCCGGGTATAAATAGGACCTAGGGTTCGACTTCATGGAGGATTCCACACGCCCCATAAGAGTTTTTAAGGTCTTGAGAGTAGATTGAAGAGACGGATAGTCACAATCATCAACAAGATTGAAAACGAAGACGATTTGCCATTCAATCCACTCTTGGGAGCATTTTAATTAGTTTTCCTATGTCCAATTCAATTTCTATGGATTATTCTTGTGAatttgagttgaatatgagtacCTAAACAttttgtagagttttggtgaagactacaatgaacgCTTGTGATTAATTTAAGGACTTTCGATTACCTTTGCTCTTGTGATTCCTTTGTTTCGTTCTTGTgttttttcaattcaattgttTAGCTACCAATTGGGTTTGTTGACCTAATTTGTGTAATtgagagatacctaattaggagTGATgaaagaatgaacaacacctagataacttgcattcgagagaaggaattctagaatgagggcttgagccttttgttttaaggagttaattgtaaagtattagaaggagacttcaatattaatgattaatcaacgggttgagtgcacttgagagggggcttagcctagattagcggctttcctagtaatcctagagacttcaattgGGTAATCAAAGTTATTGAATTGTTTGCATAGTGTTCATTGTAGTTGGATCCAAGACTCTACCTTGTTCTCTTATTTGAATCTTATCTTTTATTGCTTACTTTTAGTTTGTTTATGTTTAGTAgctttaaaaatcaaatcaactTCTTtggattgtctagatagtagttgaaatcggTTCATGGTACTTGAGCTTGCacaatttgtctctgtgggatacgatactcttacTTGTTTTATATTACACTAGCCctgtacacttgcgggtatttctcgtgtttaaaatAATTCGAGTCAAAGTCTTCCACCTCACCATTGTCGTCACTGGTGTGGTCACCGAGAGCCTAAGTAGGCATAAATTGGACCTCATTACCAGAGTTTAAAAGCATTGGggattttcaaaattggaaagttgTGTGTGGGTAGTACGTATTTCTTGAATGTTTCACTAATTTCTTGGTTGCAATTGAATGAGTTGAGATTATTTGAGTCAAAAATAAAGATTTTTGAATTGTTGTGAATGAAATGGAAGAATTGAAAGAGAATAGGAGAATCGGAATATAATTGATGAATCGAAATGATATATGAGAAATAATGAAAATAGATATTCATGGTTGAAGAATGTCACAGGTCCCTTTTTACTTGTCATGCTGATGCATTTTTATTAACACTATAAAAAGACGATAAGATGTCAACTTTGTACTGAGGGGATAGAAAATCAAGTTAAagacttaggccatccacaacgctgtctctataccgtctcttaaaccgtctcttaactactatttgagcactatttgagggccccactgtccttttttcctccatctcttaactaagagacggaggctgcaacgctccgtctcttaaccgtctctataccgtctcttaattactattcattcaatttaatttataattttttttaaaacccaattcaatttaaacaaacacactttattaaaactaaaacaatattacaacttaacattaaaaaagcgaagacataattaaaattctaaaaaaataaaaatgacataatttaatgtacttccgggagcgtcgtgggggtggtgcggcttcctcccggttccgattgatgtacttccgggagcgtcgtgggggtggtgcggcttcctccgcctctcgtcgtcgatcttcttcgagtgattgttccattaattgacgcatttgctcaaaaggatccatttgtttgagttgattgaagatggaaattggagtgatagagaggatttgagaggaatagatgtgtgtttgtgtttgaaatgagtatggaatagaattatttatagagtaaaaaaattaaaaatttaaaaatgaaaataaatatttaacggtaatattaccgtttgaaaaaaaaaaaatttttttttattaaaaatcgattttttttaaaa
Encoded here:
- the LOC121754779 gene encoding uncharacterized protein LOC121754779, whose protein sequence is MDWFNSDQRQMDDFVNANNWHVPPTPDPNATPSLGLPTNMEITSLVNTNEYNISDMESAERRGKGKVADKEGPKKYSPQETMWLAKNFVNISEDAIIGNQQSDKVFWQQIAEKYNVGRPRGSFERSYVKLRKHWGRVQKAMNKWNEKSPKYTGGAESTASGAPKRTKVSAARHYSSSEGGPPIDLNVTDDDIFLSSPGTQSRSMGTKAAKRKAEGKATTSYSAMPPPPNPSLDKISDSVWDMSITLQMGQLTELTSRDTSTMSEFELELHHEMI